The following is a genomic window from Artemia franciscana chromosome 4, ASM3288406v1, whole genome shotgun sequence.
AAGGATCTTATCGGTGAAGGATCATCAGCTTAATTACTGCTTTTCTCATGTCAGTTTGGGCAGTGCCATGTTCTCACTCTTTGTTTCTTTCAACCATTTTCCGCTTTTGTTACcctacttttttgtttctttttctcatttatgctcttcacttttttttgtctctgcTTATACTCTTTATCAATTTCTGTTTGCACTTAGGTCATGTCAGGGTCCCGTGAtcgtttaaatattttttaaacatcgagatttatcagaaaatagtttgaaaaatcTGGCTGTAAATTTGgaacatgttgatttttcgaAAGTTTTCAAATAGAAATGTGCAGAAAATGCTTATAATTTGTTTATGGATATATTTTTAGCTAAGTTTGATAGATGTTGCCccttaaagaaacttaaaaagaaaaaaaataaccttcGGAAAGCATGGATGACGACTGGAATCCTTGTTTCTGTAACAATGAAGAATAGACTGtataaagattatttaaaagacTCCACGAATGGGAAACTCCTGACTTTCATAGAGTATAGAAATCggctgaataaaaataaacgataGGCTGAAAGAGCTTATTACGAAATATAGTTTGAACAGATCAATGGAAACATGAAGCGGACTTGGATTAAAATCAATGAGTCACTGGagcataaaaaggaaaaggaccAGATTAAAATGATGAATTTCAGTGAAAAATTGTTAATGATCCAAAAGAAATTGCGGAAAATTTATGCAAGTATTTTTCAGAGGAAGGTTCTAAGCTGTGCCATGAAGCAGTTAAAAGATCAAAAAGTCCACCAGCCCCCGAAGTTAAACGtcgtcatgttacttctgaattcctttttacaaattgtgatgaaaatgaaataaatgaaataattacgAGTATGAAATCACAGTCCTGTGGAGCagatgaagtatcgttaaaagttattaaagcaacaaaaacaattgttactcctattttgactcatctgattaatttatcacttgaagagggaacttttccagaaagacttaaattagcccgagtgctaccccttcacaaagggaagtcaaaaaatgaaccgatTAATTACCGAcccatttctattttaccttttttttcgaagatttatgagaaagtagtccataagagaatgtatgattacctccaggagCAGAATCTTCTATGTGATACGCAATTTTgctttcgcaaaggactttctacggaCCTTGCAATTCTTAAATTGGTTGACTGGGTGAATGATGTATTTGATAAAGGCCTAATACCCGCAGCTTTacttttaaacattaaaaagggATTTGACACTGTTGATCATGATAAATTACTCCAAATTGTTGAATCATTTGGTGTACGTAATGTGGCTTTAAAATGGTTTCGTTTGTATCTTATTAATAGAGCTCAAGTTGTACAAATGCAAATGCAACATCAGAGTGCCATCTTTTACCGTGTAGAGTGCAACAAGGTTCAATAATGGGACCACTGATTTTTCTGATTTATattgactatttaaaatattatttatctgaagctaatattataatatttgcagatgacacactTCTTTTGTTGCATGTGAAAAATctaccttctttatttaaaaaaatggaaattgctCTGACTGAATTTATATCGTGGGCTGATTCACAGTATTTGACACTAAATTAtggtaaaacaaattatattctattttctAGAATCGGGTCAGTCCAAACAGACCtcaatttaattgtaaaaaacaatattataaatAGAGTAAAAACCTGTAGATATCTTGGATTTATTATTTATGAGAATATGTCGTGGAATGAACATGCTAAATTGATTGGTAACAAATTTTCAAGGTCCCTTGGAGTTATCCGCCGTCTTAAATTCcgtttccctaaaaaaaaaaatcctgaaaatgatCTAAGCAACTTCATCTCATGTTATAAGAGAATCCAAATCATCCAAAATAAGGCCATTGAAATTATATCACCTCTTCAGCATTCAGATAACATTAACCTCCATTTCAAacttactaaaatatttgatgTGTCATTTTCAGATtgtaactttttgttttaaatatttgaacaaCCTCCTTCCAtcgtcatttgaaaatttattcactTTAAATCAGGATTTACATACTTATGAAACGCAAAATTCATGTGACATTGTCCACGAGACACCGTCAACAAAAagagcttcttttttaattaaattttttgcaccagctatctggaattcaatccccttggaaatccggaactcaaataaccttattACCTTCAAGCCAGCAGTGAAGGGTCGTTAGAGAAATACtatttagatttgaatatcgtgcggtcctcctcttttcggtctttttcttttcatttctttctcttcatcaccccctttttttctctttttttcgttttttgataaatccagttgattcgttgtttctgttagttgattgtttaattattctttagttaagtttctgccctagtcaagcatttttgtgctttcctggccgattatgtacatgtaattatgtgttttgtttaaatatatatgattgaattgaattgaattgtctTGCATAATATTCGTAGAACTCTATACATTAACACAAAGCTAGGGCCTTGGGCCCTGGTCCAAACCCACTCCCCTGGACATACTTTCCTATCACATAGCAGGATACTACTTATATCATAAGTAGCAATTCAATGCTCAGTTTTGAAACTTCAAAGAATGGAGTTCTGCTTGGAACCTGTTAATCAGCCAAACAACTAAAGAAAATGATTGTTTattaaaaaagcataaaaataaataaatatagctcAGTTTTCCTTAGCAGCAGCCACTCGGGGGAACCAAACTTCATTTCTTCTATTAACAAAGTCGAAAGGTGAGTCATAACCAATCATATACCACGGAGCGTACTGTGCATCAGTAACACCATCTCTTTCCAGTGATTGATAAAGAGCATAGCCTTCCGATATATAGTCCGTTTCATACGCATATCCGGAGAATAGCCTAAAGATATTCacaataaaaaacacattttagaTGGTATAGAGACACAAGAAGAAAgctaaaattaacataaaagcataaaattaaagtttcagAGATTTCCACATATCATATATGTAGTGGTTGTGATATTTTGCGTGACATCGAGCAAAATGACAGAACATTTCCCTCGGTGACGGTTATGGTAACTGCAGAGGTCAAGAACAGGACCCAATTTTCTATCTCTGGCACCCTAGGAATAcgaataaaataatctatataacAAAATGGTAATTTTATGTAGGTAACAAAACATTGGTTAAAGATGGTTCTGGTACCCAATGCATTTGTTTCTTTAATGTAAATTAACCCCGTATCGAGCTGTTAACTTAAAATTAAGCTGGCAAAAGACCATTTTAGgccattttttgaatacttCCCCTTCTCCTGAAATTGCACCTCCTCCAGACAAAATCTTGCTTATGTGGTTGCAGTTGGATTCATTAAAACGCAAAACATATACGCTAGGAAAACTTCAATCAGCAATTTAGATGGTAGAAAAAAACCTTCTCTGCTCCACCGCTTCTATCCTCTTCCACAATATTAAAAAATCGAAAGTAATCAGATTCAAGTTTTTGTTGGTAATGTTTTCAAGGTTGTTATAGTCCAAAATAGAAGCAGAAAGGATTCCCAGTGATCACCCCATCCCTAAAgaactaaattttaaaagttgGAGCCAAAGGGGTCCTTCTATTGCTCACTATATATTATTGCAGATATAGTGCTCataaaatataagatttttttcatttcatcgAGGTGCCAGAATTACAAAACCCCTATTGAGGCTTAGATATTTTTGGCTCCCTAACTTAGCAAGCAGCTACCCCAATCAAAAGGCCCCCAAGAGTGTTGGCAACGATACGAAAGGCctagctgtaaaaaaaaaaaaatcaaggacgTGCTATTACTTACCGAATAAGTAGCCTCAGTATGCGAAAAGATACCGCAGCCAAGAGCAATATTAATATACTAAGAAAAAGTTGCGTTCACCGTCATAAAAGTAGGATAGTATTTGAGGGTATAGCGTTATCTTTGGTACAgtgaaaaatagagaaaaaaggtaaaaacaaagttaaaaaagttgaaTAAACATAATAAACTTTAGGCCCACTTAGTTCTATTATGTTTTATGTtctgaatatttaaaaatgtttgttttgtcCAGGAAGGCTTATAGGATGCGATTTGGGCTtggttcattttaataatagttCTCACATATCACAAAACTAAAGCCAAAGAGGTATATCCCTTATTTTCACATCTTTACATGAGAacagaaatcaatttaaaaggcCGACTACTTTAAAAACCAGGGGAGGTTTTACCAAGGACACTGGAAATCTGCAAAGAAAAACCTGTGAAGAAAATATGGCACAAAACAGCTCAAAAATTGACAGTTTTCTTTTGAGAGTGCAGTTGTCTTTGGGCAGTTGGATTTgggttttgcttatttattttcacagttcAAAGTAGCAACGTTGACATTAATGTggtactgccctaaaaacttcataattttgaaaaaaacgagagaaaagttaaaaaaatcgaGGTTTGTCTatattaataaacttaataTGAGTCAAGTGAGTAAACCATGCTTTTATTGTTATATCCTTCGTATTTCAAGCTCttatgaaattttcttccctttttattttttagcagaaattttgatgacaaaacatttaaatttatcGTGTAGCTGaagaatttagttttattttggaaagtGTTCATTGAGGAGGTactaaaattctttttctttcatttcggCCATCGTAAATAGGGCCACAAAATAAAGACCCCATAAGACACTCCTAGGAGGAGGCTAAAACCACTTTTGGATTAACTACTTTcccttttgatttaaaatatccTAATTTAATATCTCTGGTATGGAATTTTGAAGCATAGACTGTTTTCTAATTGTAAAgttataaaaactaaatattgtcAAGAAACAACAAGGTCTATAAACAAAaagtgtaaagaaaaaaaatgtaaaaaatagaaGCTAAgggttaaagaaaaaaaggaggaagaacgaaaataaaatattagcgAAACTGCCGAAAAATCGATGGTCGGAAATGGATCAACGAGAGGAAAAATTACGACCTTTGTCAATGCTGCAAAAACATGCACTTGAATAAAGGCATATTCTTTCACGATCGTCCAGTATTAACACAGAGTCTTAACTGATGATTTCTATAGCTCATTTCATTTTTCTGTATCTTATTCAGTATTGTTTATCGTGGTGTTATACATTGTCCTAAAATTACTAAGGTTCTCTAATTCTAAATTAGCAGAGAAGCAAAGGGGTAAATTGTCTAGAAAAAATACTATCATTACCAAAAGAAATGTTTGGTTTTTGTACAGTTATAAGTTCTTACACAAGATAACAAATCAATTGGAATTTAACTTTTCGTTCGTACTACTGGATAAGAATTGACATAGGGAGCTTTAAAaccactttaatttttaaaagacgGGATATTTCCCTGTCGTTATGATTAGGAAAGCAAATTCTAGGAAATTGTAGGAGAGTAAAAATTACAGGAAAtcaatatttctgttttcctttttaataatgGTCACCTACCTTGAATATAGTTCAAATTCTGGCCTATCTTCAATAAAAACAGCCGGATTTGTCGGAACAGGTGGATTCTCTTGAAATTCTTCAGGTACGTAAAATGCCATTGTAAAGGTTTGTTTACAGTTTGGTCCTTCCCCAGGTATAACAAGGGTTGTAACAGGGGCTGTCATTGGGACAGTGACACCTAAAAATTTAGTCAAATATAAATAATCACTATATGAAGCAATCCCAATTTGAAGGCAAGAAAGAAAAGTATGCATGTAAATTTCTGGTACTTGAATGATATACCCCCTGCAGCTCAATTTGTTCATGCATTGATTCACTGTAAATCGGTTTCTTTCgctattttctttcaaattagcatgagaaaagacaaagagaagtgacataataatttggactatatatttgcaaattagcgGGGGGGGGAGGTGAGGGTAGAGCATTCGGACAATGTGAAGTCAGAAAATGATTCTTACTTAATAATATCAGAATAAATgcagctaacacattttgcatgcagacccccTTTACTCAgcccccctcctaatgtgcaaatacatatcccaaatttgtttccaaagtattatatttttatcattcttaggtatattttattaggattaatcTAACTTCACCTCTTGAGCTGCTGGGGGTATTTCATATAAGtaccaaatttctttttagaattttaaaattattcacTGAATAATCAAGTTTCAAGCTTACATCAGTTGAAGGCAAAGatgaaaaattatattctaaAGTTAGAAAGCAATAAATTCTCTATTTATTGCTTTATTACATTTTCGCATTTTGAAGTCATTTTTTAATATCCTCTTAAGATTCATTTCAGAGTCTCTTTAAATTTTAGTGACTTTTAAAGGTCATCTATTAGAATTTAGAGGTAAAAATTGGCTTTTCAAAGATAGCAGTGAGCGAaaataaaatggattttaattttctaaaaagagacttaaaaatcaagaaagataaaaaaaaattaaacctcaaattttaatgaaaaaacccCCAGTTATGCCGTTAAGCTATTTTTTGTAGTAGTGGGCGCCACATCAAAAGAAAACGTGGATCAACAAAAAACAGGCGAAAAACATATTAAGCCAAAAAGCTCCAGAAGttattgctttattttgaatttgcaatTGTCTTCGTTAATCAACAGATGTGTTTATGTTTAACATTTACAGACGAAGAGCGTTGTGAAATTTGCCTAATTCAGTTATGCTCATTTGACCCCATGGGTAAACTTTTCTCCCTACAAAGTTTGCCTCTTTGTAGAGGTAAACTTCGTTTTCAAAAGAAAACGTGGATCAGCAGAAAACAGGCGAAAAACATATTACGCCAAAAAGCTCCAGAAGttgttgctttattttgaatttgcaatTGTCTTCGTTAATCAATAGATGTGTTTATGTTTAACATTTACAGACGAAGAGCGTTGTGAAATCTGCCTAATTCAGTTATACTCATTTGACCCCATGGCTCAATTTTTCTACCTACAAAGTTTGCCTCTTTCCTAAAAACGTTCTAATTTGAAATAACTAATagaataatattagaaaatcgaGCTTTTCAAGTATGAATAGAAACTTTTGTATTTGCTCGGATTAGCTAATTTCGGGTAATTTGGCTACTGGTTTTGGATAAGAGGAAGACGTTGTCTggtaataaaaattctgaagtaaAAATTCTTCAGATCAGTGCATTtctaaatgcatttttttagtGCCAAGCCAATAAAATAAACACCCTTCCCCCTGGATTCATCTTGGGTCTGTCCATTCATACCTTAAAAGCTCGATCTCCtacaattttccatttgtttttctGGAAACTACGAGATTTTAGGGAAATATACTACATTTTTGTCAACGTTGCCGCGTTGTACTGCTAACTTAAATAGCAAAGCTTATCAACCACAATTGACTACTCTTTTCATCTGTAAATGTCTAAGCATAATTAACACccaacaataaaaatttgttttttctcttatgATTAGCTTTGAACTGTCCAAAGTGATGATGTTCAGAAGTTAATGTCTAGTaaaatttgaacatttttgcTACTATAAATGACACAAACTGATCACAAGATTAGCAAACACTAAAAAGAGCGGAACaagaatatataaataatgcttgaaagtACACTAATAGCCTATACCATAAACAACTATTTTCTGTGAcccaaaaatgtaaattttataaGACTAAAAATGAAAGCATGGGTAATTgttatgaaaaaaattgctgcttaaaaagttgaaaatccaGTGTACCCCCTCCCCTACAAACACAAAAACCACGAAACCCTTCAATTTCGGTTTTGTGAAAGCTCAGCTTTATCTAGagagtgtgattttttttttttaatgcacaaGTTTGGAAACGAAAGCCCCGTATTGAGTTACTTTTCCACATTTGACTATAAATGagctttcaaaaaggaaaaattaacagaaaatagCCTTAATTTTCTGTGAAGTAAAATTTATCCTAGATCCATAAACGTTTGTTTCCCAATATCAactccaaaaatataaattatgaaTTTAAGTCTCTTTTTTGTCAGAATAATCTGCTATATTTGTGAATCCAGGTcacattttactttttagaaaatttaggctatttttcttaagtatttcctgttatttttttcttttttgaaagttcACTCAAAGTTCATTCAATATTGACAAAATGAAgtctgaaaaataatataaccTTTTTTCAGAAAGGGCTTTCGATcagtaaattcaaaatttgctAGAAAATTAGCTTCAGTTAGAGCTGAACTCATGAGCTATTTGGTAGCTAGCCAAATTCTCCTGTCCATGGGTTAAGACGGACAAAAAGGAATGCTCTTTCACAGCAATTTGATGTTTATACtgtttcaatttattgatttaaaaaaaaatcaaaaagagaaGAAGCATTAACACTAACCTCCTTCATTGCCACCATCAATATAATTGAAAAGTGTATTGAACAGCGTGCCTCTAACTTCTTCATAGCCAAAAGAATCCACAGATGTGGCAACCCATTTCTTCTGTGGGTAGCGTCTTATTTCGTAATCCTAAAAGGGGAATAGCATTAAAATTAGGCTATAGTGGTGTTACGTCGGCCCAGTACGTCCATCTCATAGATGACAACCTGTCATCAGCTGGACAATATATCCGGgatgtttttctgttttactaGATTTATGTGTAAGAGTATCAATGATATACTTATTTTAGTATTACTTAGTGTTCAACTGCCAactttattatgattttttttttacgtttgtttttcttctcttttttcaaagaaatcacCAAACTTTCTTTACATCAACTTAGGAATTCGTTGTTTAAAGAGGGTTAGTTAAATTGCAATTACATTAAAATCACAAATTTCGTAAAAGTTGCAAAAATTACCAAAGTTTACATATTAAAGAGTCAAACAAGTATTTTGACGCTAATTACCAATGTGATTTAAGAGGcataaaattttcaagatgATACACGTCAGGGGGAAGGCGCCACAAGTGGTGGAGGAGTTTCACATATATCTAGTGTTGAAACTGGTGAAATAGGTCACGgtaaaattaggtattttacatattttaccgTAATTTTACGGGCCTCcgtaaaattggtattttacctattttatgtAACTTactattttaagtaatttacgtgttttgcttattttatcggtattttatctattttaacgGTATCTTACATATTTTAATGACATTTTTTACGAAGCATTGTGATTTTCAGGGCACAAAAGCGCAAAGAGGCTTGTTGAAAAAGGattgaatatattttgtttcatgtATAGCTGTTTCTTGGTTTAAAAGGACGTCTACCTAATCGAGGTCTCTTGTTATTGGAACGATAAAGTGTATTATAGTACAGGTAATTATAGTTATAAATATGGTGAATATGGTGAAATActagctaaaataaaattacattagtTCTGTGAACTGTTACAGAAATGGCTACAAGCAGGATCAACATATGACGAACAAGAAAAAGTAGTAAGATCAAATAGCCGAGAAAAATGAGGGTAATTTCAGCCAGCGGACAAAAAcgaagcaaaaataataaaggcAGATATGTTGTTAGGGACTTTCGCCCAACCGTCTTCAATGCTAAATAAAAGAAGGGAAGCTAATCTCGTTATTTAGCTATAGCTGAGCAGAAGAaagactgaatcaaacaaaccaaaaaaaccaAGCCAGAATAAATGCAAGACTATTTACCAATTAGATTGGGCAAGAATTCTCTGCTTAGCGATTGACTTAGCTATTCTACTGccctaattttcattaaaagtgtaATCAGATGATCTTAATTGaaactgaagaaaattttcatttaaatcctttatttttaagttgttgTTAATTCAGTTTATAGGAATGTCTCCAGTATCTTTATTTAAAGCaaggtttttattatttttatattatttatgattttttttaaatttcagctaACTTCCTAAAAGAATGTGGGAAGCCATTTGCTTCAAAGATTAAAGTTACCTGATTAAAAGATCTACACGGTATGGATTCTAAACAATGTGGAGGGCCAAAGCAGCATCACTATcctcatttaattttaaatttcagatctcttagaaattttgtattcatGTCTTCTTTTACCTGGATCTGGGGTTTACCAGCCACTCACGGAATATTCCCCTTTCATCATTGAATATTCCTCCCCCTTTTCCCCTTGGATAATTCTGGATTTTCGttagaagggaaattgaaatttctactctACTGGTTTAGTCAGGGGCTATCGTATTGCATTGCCAAAGGGAGAGACGATGGGAGGATGGAGGTTGAAATTGATATATGATCCTCAGGGCcgcatttaagattttttttttttggggggggggccttcAGAGCAGGCACGGTCACCTGAATCAGGAGCtagatttgaaagaaaattctgTTGAAGACAATCTTAATGATTGTGAAAGTGACTGGATATTCCGCTATTATAATCCAGTACTTAGTTAATGAAAGTCATCAAAGTGTTACGAACTTCTTTTTACTTGTATTCAGTACTTttatgaatatatgaaaaacaACATGTATATGATATGAGGAATGTGGCTAAATACAGCTATTTGAATATGCAAGGCTGTTCCGGTAATATTTCTCAGGTTTAAACATAGGGAAAAAATGACTAATATTGTTTTACTCTCTGATAATagtaaatttgatttattttttatattttttttatacttttttttacataatggATGTCCGATATCAGGTACTGTCCATTGTCATAGTTATTACCCTAGGCACAAGATTACCAAAGGGATAAAGTACGCAATTAATTAAATTGATGGAGCTCTAAATGAAGGGGcattaccttttttaagcctaggaaaaatcagaatcattaaaaatttcatgaaaagCTGTGTGATGCTTAAAAAGAAATGATCAACTGGTTTCGTAGCTAAAGGGCAACTCTAAAACACCAATTTTACCATGTATTTCCTAGGGAATAGGTTATTTTACCAATATTACCTTAATTAACCAATTTTACTTACCAAGTGTTCATTTTACGTTAGTTTTACAGCATTACATATTTCACAAATATTTTCCTACAAGACTCAAAAGACTTGGCGTCATGAAAGCGTACCATACGTTATGAAAGTTTCGTTTGACgtttcatgacatacaccagatCACGGATACAAGTCATTCCTTCAGTATAGGTATAAAGAGGATTTAGTAAATTAGGTAACTGAAAGACTAACACAAcacaaattgtgaaaaaaagtgTCAGCGGAAATATTAACTTAGTTCATCAAGGTGGTGAATCATAGACTTTTACAGGCAGGCTGAATCATaacaatttgaataaaatacatAAGTCATCCAATCGCCGACTAATAATACTTGCTAACGTTTTTCGGTTAGCTCacggaaacaaaaaaactgttcaCTAGTCAAAATTGTTTGGTTTTCAATTGGGCGTGAAACTTGCTTCCCCAATCTGGGGAAGAAATGACCCAGCAGTAACCCAGTAGTTGTGGAGTACAGGGGCGTTTTGCTAATTTTTGAAACATGGGTCAGAATAAGCGTAGTAGTggttcagtttaatttattaacatattcTACTATAGTttgtctttaaaaatatttgtaggaaACCACGAAGAATTCGTTAACTTTAAGAAATGTTAACAATTGCTGGGTTAATATTGGCAGTGTAGAAACTAATCATCCTGCTGTTTTGCATTGCGGCTTTTTGAATGTTGCGCTTCAAATTCTCGATGACAGTTTTCTCCGACAACGATTCGATTTGGTagagaaattatttaataatgctGCTTTAAGATGTTTTGGCAGATCATGgaaacaaaattgtaaaaaaaaatgttagctaTTTCAGATAGCGGAAAGTTGCTATAATTATGTCTTAGCTAGCCTAAATTATCAATGGAGCGATGACTCACCGTGCGAGTTTCTAGGACTTCATAGGTTGGACTCTGAATTGCAGCTGACACAAAAGCAACAAACGACTAAAAAGaaattctaaattcaaataaactatATTAAGAAGTTCTAAGCACAACTCCTTACTTGTACAGTTTTTCGTCATTAAATGGTGTTAAATACAAAGCACTACATACTATTATTTCGTAAATTATTGAACTGACAAGGTCTACTTGCTGCTGTTGATTAATACTAGGCGGAACCCGACATTCAGAGTACGCATTGTCCCTTGAAAGGGTACTACAGGGGAAAGGGGCAAGCTAAAAACTGCAAGTGGTAATTCCTATTATCATTACAGATTTGAAATctacaaagaagaagaaataggTTTAgtcttaaaatattcttttatagGTCCCTTGCAATTTTACAGTTTAACCCCTTTTAAGAATGAAATTAGATTTTACCATAAATAGTAAGCATAGTTCGGCTAAACGTTGTTTTGAAACCTCTTTGCACTGAATAAATGttgattttggtaaaatttgctTGGAAGTTCACTTTGTTTCAttcgttttcaaaatatttatttcaaaaaaataatttttaaaaactattttagaattttttgctAGGATATCTTTTGTCATATTTAAACAATATGTTGGAAAATATTAACTCGCATA
Proteins encoded in this region:
- the LOC136026215 gene encoding heme-binding protein 2-like; translation: MKIFLALLSFVAFVSAAIQSPTYEVLETRTDYEIRRYPQKKWVATSVDSFGYEEVRGTLFNTLFNYIDGGNEGGVTVPMTAPVTTLVIPGEGPNCKQTFTMAFYVPEEFQENPPVPTNPAVFIEDRPEFELYSRLFSGYAYETDYISEGYALYQSLERDGVTDAQYAPWYMIGYDSPFDFVNRRNEVWFPRVAAAKEN